A region from the Ciconia boyciana chromosome 1, ASM3463844v1, whole genome shotgun sequence genome encodes:
- the GJA5 gene encoding gap junction alpha-5 protein — protein MGDWSFLGEFLEEVHKHSTVVGKVWLTVLFIFRMLVLGTAAESSWGDEQSDFMCDTQQPGCENVCYDKAFPISHVRFWVLQIIFVSTPSLVYMGHAMHTVRMEEKRKMKEAEIEAQEMKNNGDTYYQQKCPVAEKAELSCWDESGGKIILRGSLLNTYVYSILIRTAMEVAFIVGQYILYGIFLETLYICQRAPCPHPVNCYVSRPTEKNVFIVFMLAVAVLSLFLSLAELYHLGWKKAKERCSRSYKPSPSTAPGRLESAPQVERAQMYTPPPDFNQCLSSPNGKFISPFSNKIASQQNTANFATERVHGQEDAASEGPFIKSSYTESPEVANECAAPAFPENYFNEKRRFSKTSRASSKARSDDLSV, from the coding sequence ATGGGAGACTGGAGTTTCCTCGGAGAGTTCCTCGAGGAGGTCCACAAACACTCCACTGTGGTGGGGAAAGTCTGGTTGACCGTGTTGTTCATCTTCCGGATGCTGGTGCTGGGTACAGCAGCTGAGTCCTCCTGGGGGGACGAGCAGTCTGACTTCATGTGCGACACCCAGCAGCCTGGTTGCGAGAACGTCTGCTACGACAAGGCTTTCCCCATCTCCCATGTCCGGTTTTGGGTCCTCCAGATCATCTTTGTCTCCACCCCATCTCTAGTGTACATGGGCCACGCGATGCACACAGTGCGcatggaggagaagaggaagatgaaggaggCAGAAATAGAGGCCCAGGAGATGAAAAACAATGGTGACACATACTACCAGCAGAAGTGCCCCGTGGCAGAGAAGGCTGAGCTGTCTTGCTGGGATGAATCGGGAGGCAAAATCATACTCAGGGGCAGCCTGCTGAACACCTACGTCTACAGCATTTTGATTCGCACTGCCATGGAAGTGGCCTTCATTGTGGGACAGTACATCTTGTACGGGATCTTCCTGGAGACCTTGTATATCTGCCAGCGGGCACCTTGCCCCCACCCTGTCAACTGCTACGTTTCCCGTCCCACGGAGAAGAACGTGTTCATCGTCTTCATGCTGGCTGTAGCAGTGCTCTCTCTATTTCTCAGTCTGGCCGAGTTGTACCACTTGGGctggaaaaaagccaaagagaGGTGCTCCCGGTCTTACAAACCCAGCCCCAGCACGGCCCCCGGCAGATTGGAGTCTGCCCCGCAAGTAGAAAGGGCCCAGATGTACACTCCTCCACCAGATTTTAACCAGTGCTTGTCAAGTCCCAACGGGAAGTTCATCAGCCCCTTCAGCAACAAGATAGCCTCCCAGCAGAACACCGCAAACTTCGCCACCGAGAGGGTCCATGGCCAGGAGGATGCTGCTAGTGAAGGGCCCTTCATTAAGTCCAGCTACACGGAGAGTCCGGAGGTGGCCAACGAATGTGCGGCACCCGCCTTCCCCGAGAACTACTTCAATGAGAAACGCCGGTTCAGCAAGACCAGCCGTGCCAGCAGCAAGGCGAGGTCGGATGATCTGTCTGTGTGA